Part of the Lycium ferocissimum isolate CSIRO_LF1 chromosome 6, AGI_CSIRO_Lferr_CH_V1, whole genome shotgun sequence genome, AAGCAAGCATAATCAATCAAAGCATAAAATTTACTGGTCTTCAAGCATTTATCACCTTCAACAATGGCTTATCACCACAaccgctcttttttcttgtcactTTGTCGTTAACGAGCTACTATGTAACTCGAGCAGAAGCGCGACATCTTCTTGAAGCAACTAAGCCCGAAATGCCACATCTCCCGGAAATCCCAACTTTGCCTAAGCCTGAATTCCCTGAAATTCCAAAGCCCGAGCTGCCAACTCTGCCAAAGCCTGAATTGCCTAAATTTCCAAAACCCGAGCTGCCAACTCTGCCAAAGCCCGTATTGCCAGAAATCTCAAAGCCGGAGTTGCCAACATTGCCGAAACTCGAGATTCCTGCCATTCCTAAGCCTGAACTCCCAACTTTGCCAAAGCCAGAAATCCCTCAAGTGCCTAAAAAGCCATGAGCGCGAGGCGTATGAGATACTCTTTGCTTCATTGAAGCGACATTGTTAAAATTTCATACTTCATTATGTTGTGTGACCATATATATTTTCCATTGTTGTGCTAGAATCATTTCCAGCTTTCTGTTTTTGAAAGACTTATTTATGCGATTGATTATGTAATTGTTTCTGTCATCGATCAGCTCACTAATGTACTTGTGTTTCTAGTGGCATTATACACACATCGTTTTTGGACTCTAAAAACGTCGTATCTATGAAGTGGCTTTTACCTTAAAGCTAATTTTGTAGTTCCTTATTCACTTGCATTGCAATCTCCTTTGACTGTTGAATGTCATATTTCAAAATGCATCATAACTATAAGACAAATACTCTGCACAAACCAGATTTTGTAGTTTTCTTGATTCTAGCAATCCTATGTCAGGGACACTTTAAGTAATGAAATAATATCAAATTTGAATCAAATTACAGTGCTTTTCGCATAAATTGGAATTAAAACTAGTACATATattggaaaagggtcaaaatttcCTGTGATCTATTggtttggtgaaaaaataccCTCCGTTCACCTATTGAGCCAAAATTCCCCTGCCGTTTCCTTTGTGGCCCAAATGTCTTAAAAACTATCAACGATTTAAaataaaacggaaaagggctaaaacTGCCCCTGATCTATTGGATTTGATTAAAAATGTCCTCTGTTAACCCATATCAAATTAAATCACCCCTAACTTGCTAAAATAAAtacttcttttgaaaaataaacactttttgACTTCtcaaaaacttggccaaacaggttAGTAATTTTAAAATTCTTGGTGTCTACACAAGCAACTATGTAATTCAACCAGATTGTTGAATGTTACTTCCCTTGTGTCATGTGATCATTTGTTTTGGTTAATTTTGTAATTATTATCTATGTGTTATATTCTGTCACCAGTTACAGCTTCTGTTGGAAGAAATATTTGTCTGATTGTTCACTCATCAGTTCATTTACTGTATTTGTGTTTCTAATGGCATTACATATGCATAATGCAGTTTCTTTTTTACCATGAAAAGATACTTACCATGCTACCAGAATGGCTTTAATTTCAATTCCAGAGCTCAATATTAAACAAATAACTTTTCTCATCCAACAATCGTCAAAACATTTTCTTGTTAATATCCATATGTTACTGCAAAATTGAAATCCGTGCCACCTTCTTATGCTAGCAAAAGAATCTTGGTTTTTGATTCATGTTTCCTATACAAGACTGCTCAAGAACATAAAGTGTCCATATATCACATGAAACTAGCATAAATTCCTCTTTGGTATGAAGTTTAAGTTGAGTCTAAAGTCATAGTGTTTACATCAAAAAAGACTATCCTTGCTGTTGCTCTTAGCTGAGCTGAGACTCTTTATTTTTGCTTACATCTTTGGGCCACTGCAAGAAATGGCAGACTATAAGCCTAATTTAGTCACGATTTTGAACTAACAATCATGACGCCGAGGAATCAAAAGCATATATATTTCAGTAGAAGAAAAGCAGGTTAACTATCTCCTCCATATGAAAGGAGAggtactattaaaaaaaaaaaaaaaaaaaaaaggaatatcaGGAATGAACTACATTCaagttttagaaaataaatgaaagctATGTTTTCGTTTGCAGCGTCAGAAATCGTTTGCATTAAGCTTCTAATCATGGTGTTTAAAGAGGAGTTTGTTTCATAACTGTAAATACTTAAAACAATAGACTGACTGCAGTTCTTGGCCCCGAGTTTTAGCAATTGCCAAATCTATCACTGTCCTGGGGCATATTTATGGTGGTTTTGTAAAAGTAGCTCAAAGACTAGTCTAGAAAACACCTAAGCATGTACAGAGAGGCCAATGGATCGGatttatatttctttctttccatttttttttttttttcacttgagaATCCGGAAGGAGAGTAATAAGGTTTTTACCTGATGTAAAACAATTTAGTAATGTAGTTGCTCATGTTTCTATTAGTAGATTCAACATACAGTCATCTATATAACATTGTACAGTAAACACGGAGTACACATTGGGATACCAATACGGCAATACCTTGCTATGTTGAAGTGTTACAAACTTAAACAAAGGTGAATTCTCATTATAAAGTGGAAGACCTTTGTTATGTTATGACCTTGTAGGAAGATCAACATAAACTTGTTCCCACCAACCACAACCAATTAAATTAGGAGGTTATTGTTGAGAAGATGAACTAACAAACATATTTTCTTACCAATCACAACCAAAAACTAATTCTCCTCCCTATTTTTCATATCCACATATCTATATAAACTTGTTCAAAGTGAAACCTAAAGCATAAAACTTACTAACTAGTCATCAAGCATTTATCACTTCAACAATGGCTTATCACTACACCccatcttttttcttgttattaCTTGTCACTTTGTGTTTAACAAGCAGCTATATAATTGAAGTAGAAGCACGCAATCTTCTTGAAGTAACCATGCCTGAGCTTCCTAAGCCTGAATTGCCACATTTACCGGAAATCCCAACTTTGCCTAAGCCTGAATTTCCTAAAATTACAAAACCCGAGCTGCCAACTCTACCAAAGCCCCAATTGCCAGAAATCCCAAAGCCGGAGTTGCCAACATTGCCGAAACTCGAGATTCCTGCCTTTCCTAAGCCTGAACTCCCAACTTTGCCAAAGCCAGAAATACCTCAAATGCCTAAAAAGCCTTGAGCGCGAGGCTTATGAAATTCTCTTTGCTTCATGAAGCAACATTGTtaaaatttcatatttcattgtgTTGTGCGACCATAGATACTTTCCTTTGTTGTGCTAGAATCATTTCCGGCTTTCTGTTTTGGAAAGATTATTTATGTGATTGATTATGTAATTGTTCTGTCATCGATCAGCTCACTAATGTACTTGTGTTTCTAGTGGCATTATGCACACATTGTTTTTGTACTCTAAAATTGTCGTGTCTATGAGGTGGCTTTTACCTTAAAACTAATTTTGTAGTTCCTTATTCACTTGCATTGTAATCTCCTATGACTGTTGAATGTCATATTTCAATATGCATCATAACTCATCAGA contains:
- the LOC132059988 gene encoding protein PELPK2-like; amino-acid sequence: MAYHYTPSFFLLLLVTLCLTSSYIIEVEARNLLEVTMPELPKPELPHLPEIPTLPKPEFPKITKPELPTLPKPQLPEIPKPELPTLPKLEIPAFPKPELPTLPKPEIPQMPKKP